A single genomic interval of Octopus bimaculoides isolate UCB-OBI-ISO-001 chromosome 10, ASM119413v2, whole genome shotgun sequence harbors:
- the LOC106868423 gene encoding uncharacterized protein LOC106868423 isoform X2, with protein MKIGMLCPRRKRSDPAVDYGPVIDIQKLIQDYVWKEFTRDVCCIQGIFVRRSDFIIDIPWSFFEIYHRTVKFTPRSKLASGLREQKQVVLFSTNFRNNTQKEQSYKLKTQRHTKATTTITCQRGYMVGCCTNLYLKLQLPEKYSDCGVSAGLSGQLTVTRPPGETIEETYIWETDSDVVVEPNYLTEAKIMLTEDEMVADFEVRSTLRMPSGEAPVTIRRKKDMEIQGIVMITDLSDVFADCNVSIIEVTAGDRKITYHIEITTIGILQSIRWRNQRILLESHPIDHDVKLDSAREHMKQTQSTSLESKESVIPIETKEVCSQVVRHATRSMDANLVPHTPQEEDRSEKSEKSEISETKDMRFPNIPTIITEMAEEQPPGMLKGGEKQLSPMEKSMPPHSLSRRQSVPVALKTSELPIGPLRQTRSVETGTAARRSIESPTSLAKVTKL; from the coding sequence ATGAAAATAGGCATGCTATGTCCAAGAAGGAAACGATCTGACCCGGCGGTCGACTATGGCCCTGTCATTGACATCCAGAAACTTATTCAGGACTACGTCTGGAAAGAGTTCACCCGGGATGTGTGTTGCATCCAAGGTATCTTTGTCCGCCGGAGCGATTTCATCATTGACATACCATGGAGTTTCTTCGAAATTTATCATCGTACGGTCAAGTTCACTCCCCGTTCGAAGCTGGCCAGTGGCCTTCGAGAGCAGAAACAGGTGGTTCTTTTTTCGACCAACTTTAGAAACAACACACAGAAAGAGCAATCTTATAAGTTGAAGACGCAAAGACATACTAAAGCAACGACTACGATTACTTGTCAACGTGGTTATATGGTTGGTTGTTGCACCAATCTCTATCTGAAACTTCAGCTTCCAGAAAAATATTCTGATTGCGGTGTTAGCGCCGGTTTAAGCGGTCAGTTGACTGTAACCAGACCTCCTGGCGAAACAATTGAAGAGACTTATATCTGGGAGACAGATAGTGACGTTGTGGTCGAACCAAACTATCTAACAGAAGCAAAGATTATGTTAACCGAAGATGAAATGGTTGCAGACTTTGAAGTACGCTCAACACTTCGAATGCCGTCGGGGGAAGCTCCAGTAACCATAAGGCGAAAGAAAGATATGGAAATTCAAGGAATAGTTATGATTACAGATCTCAGTGATGTGTTCGCTGATTGTAACGTATCCATTATTGAAGTCACGGCGGGTGACCGTAAAATAACGTACCATATAGAAATTACAACTATTGGCATATTGCAAAGTATTCGTTGGCGAAATCAAAGAATTCTGCTCGAGTCCCACCCCATAGACCACGACGTGAAGTTGGATAGTGCGAGGGAGCATATGAAGCAGACGCAGTCTACCTCACTTGAGTCGAAGGAATCTGTAATTCCCATCGAAACAAAGGAGGTTTGCTCGCAAGTAGTCAGACACGCGACGAGGTCTATGGATGCGAATCTCGTTCCACATACACCGCAAGAAGAAGACAGGtcagaaaaatcagaaaaatctGAGATATCAGAAACGAAAGATATGCGTTTCCCAAATATTCCAACAATAATTACCGAAATGGCTGAAGAGCAGCCACCAGGGATGTTGAAGGGAGGAGAAAAGCAACTGTCCCCGATGGAGAAATCTATGCCTCCACACTCGCTGTCCAGGCGTCAGAGTGTACCTGTGGCTTTAAAGACTTCCGAACTACCAATTGGTCCATTACGACAAACGCGCTCTGTTGAGACGGGAACTGCGGCCAGAAGGAGTATCGAAAGTCCAACCAGCTTAGCCAAAGTAACCA
- the LOC106868423 gene encoding uncharacterized protein LOC106868423 isoform X1 — MKIGMLCPRRKRSDPAVDYGPVIDIQKLIQDYVWKEFTRDVCCIQGIFVRRSDFIIDIPWSFFEIYHRTVKFTPRSKLASGLREQKQVVLFSTNFRNNTQKEQSYKLKTQRHTKATTTITCQRGYMVGCCTNLYLKLQLPEKYSDCGVSAGLSGQLTVTRPPGETIEETYIWETDSDVVVEPNYLTEAKIMLTEDEMVADFEVRSTLRMPSGEAPVTIRRKKDMEIQGIVMITDLSDVFADCNVSIIEVTAGDRKITYHIEITTIGILQSIRWRNQRILLESHPIDHDVKLDSAREHMKQTQSTSLESKESVIPIETKEVCSQVVRHATRSMDANLVPHTPQEEDRSEKSEKSEISETKDMRFPNIPTIITEMAEEQPPGMLKGGEKQLSPMEKSMPPHSLSRRQSVPVALKTSELPIGPLRQTRSVETGTAARRSIESPTSLAKNCDAQTVRDGDRVVHHR; from the coding sequence ATGAAAATAGGCATGCTATGTCCAAGAAGGAAACGATCTGACCCGGCGGTCGACTATGGCCCTGTCATTGACATCCAGAAACTTATTCAGGACTACGTCTGGAAAGAGTTCACCCGGGATGTGTGTTGCATCCAAGGTATCTTTGTCCGCCGGAGCGATTTCATCATTGACATACCATGGAGTTTCTTCGAAATTTATCATCGTACGGTCAAGTTCACTCCCCGTTCGAAGCTGGCCAGTGGCCTTCGAGAGCAGAAACAGGTGGTTCTTTTTTCGACCAACTTTAGAAACAACACACAGAAAGAGCAATCTTATAAGTTGAAGACGCAAAGACATACTAAAGCAACGACTACGATTACTTGTCAACGTGGTTATATGGTTGGTTGTTGCACCAATCTCTATCTGAAACTTCAGCTTCCAGAAAAATATTCTGATTGCGGTGTTAGCGCCGGTTTAAGCGGTCAGTTGACTGTAACCAGACCTCCTGGCGAAACAATTGAAGAGACTTATATCTGGGAGACAGATAGTGACGTTGTGGTCGAACCAAACTATCTAACAGAAGCAAAGATTATGTTAACCGAAGATGAAATGGTTGCAGACTTTGAAGTACGCTCAACACTTCGAATGCCGTCGGGGGAAGCTCCAGTAACCATAAGGCGAAAGAAAGATATGGAAATTCAAGGAATAGTTATGATTACAGATCTCAGTGATGTGTTCGCTGATTGTAACGTATCCATTATTGAAGTCACGGCGGGTGACCGTAAAATAACGTACCATATAGAAATTACAACTATTGGCATATTGCAAAGTATTCGTTGGCGAAATCAAAGAATTCTGCTCGAGTCCCACCCCATAGACCACGACGTGAAGTTGGATAGTGCGAGGGAGCATATGAAGCAGACGCAGTCTACCTCACTTGAGTCGAAGGAATCTGTAATTCCCATCGAAACAAAGGAGGTTTGCTCGCAAGTAGTCAGACACGCGACGAGGTCTATGGATGCGAATCTCGTTCCACATACACCGCAAGAAGAAGACAGGtcagaaaaatcagaaaaatctGAGATATCAGAAACGAAAGATATGCGTTTCCCAAATATTCCAACAATAATTACCGAAATGGCTGAAGAGCAGCCACCAGGGATGTTGAAGGGAGGAGAAAAGCAACTGTCCCCGATGGAGAAATCTATGCCTCCACACTCGCTGTCCAGGCGTCAGAGTGTACCTGTGGCTTTAAAGACTTCCGAACTACCAATTGGTCCATTACGACAAACGCGCTCTGTTGAGACGGGAACTGCGGCCAGAAGGAGTATCGAAAGTCCAACCAGCTTAGCCAAA